In the Populus trichocarpa isolate Nisqually-1 chromosome 1, P.trichocarpa_v4.1, whole genome shotgun sequence genome, one interval contains:
- the LOC7465117 gene encoding cyclin-dependent protein kinase inhibitor SMR3: MFSESKPFSLTGLPNSQIFFSEKDPNPKEFNFLVRPTLELGDDGETVPQELHQEKEVEEEGKQEDKCEISVPTLKIKFPSLGAFQIEDSDHGDGSKTPTSSDCKIPVIFQCPPAPRKPKSLPSTKRKSPRRRVLLDLSNEVETLFPPALAANLGGKIKKVRQGNDTK, translated from the coding sequence ATGTTCTCGGAATCGAAACCATTTTCGTTAACGGGGTTGCCTAACTCTCAGATTTTTTTCTCTGAGAAAGATCCGAATCCTAAGGAATTCAATTTCCTTGTGAGACCCACGTTAGAACTTGGAGATGACGGTGAAACTGTACCTCAAGAGCTTCATCAGgaaaaagaagttgaagaagaaggaaagcaAGAAGATAAATGCGAGATCTCGGTACCTACTTTGAAGATAAAATTCCCATCTTTAGGAGCTTTCCAAATTGAAGATAGTGATCATGGTGATGGTTCGAAGACTCCAACTTCTTCGGATTGCAAAATCCCTGTCATTTTTCAATGTCCGCCTGCACCTAGAAAACCTAAATCACTTCCATCAACCAAACGAAAATCGCCTCGACGGAGAGTCTTACTTGATCTGTCCAACGAGGTTGAAACTTTGTTTCCCCCAGCTCTTGCTGCAAATCTTGGTGGCAAGATTAAGAAAGTTAGGCAAGGCAACGACACCAAATAA